In Euphorbia lathyris chromosome 10, ddEupLath1.1, whole genome shotgun sequence, the DNA window TTAACAAATTTGAAATTGTAAGGGGCTTTGCTGCACTGCAGGTTGGATGCAAAAGCCGAAGAAGATGGGATTACAGCATGCTTTCTAAAGAAGACATTGAAACCCTCTGCTCTTCAAATTCAAAACACAATCCTGATATCAAAAGAGACAGAATGATGAAATACTCCTTTTCTCACCGGGTATTTTCAATTTCTCAAGCTTCAATTTTACCTTTCTCTCTGTCTTCCAAAATCAATCTCAAACAAAATTTCATGTTTCAGGAGAGGAGAAACACTAACACTGCGACGATGATGATGGAAGAATCACTACCCAGGAGGCCCCAAACTGCAAGACACAGCCACTGCCTCCAACTACAAGATCACCAACGAATGGAGCCTCCAATCCTCAATCTGCACGCACCTGATTCAGCATTACAAGTTAGAACAAGTATTGGCCGTAAACAATATTCAAATTCAATAGATCAGGGATTATATTCTCCGGTATCATTTCGGAGGCGATCGTTCTGTACTACTCGCCGGACTAGTACAGGTACAGCAGAAGAGGAAGATTTCGTTCCGGATTCTCCAGTTTTTCCGACGTACATGGCAGCGACGGAATCAGCAAAGGCGAAGGCAAGATCTGTAAGCACACCTAGGCAGCGATTTAGAATACAGGAAAACAACAACGGAATTTCACCTTCCGCTTCTTATAATGATAGTTCTCAATTCTCGCCCTATTCCTGTAAGCTTAAATCGCCATTGCTCGCTTGATGTTGGAATGCTTCTAACCGTTTTTGgtgctttctttttcttctttggattgaatgttttgcattttttctttttccttttggGTTGGGCCTTTGTAGATAAAGGGTGTTGAAGTTGAAATTTTGTTTGTAAAGTTTGTGTTGCTTTTCTAGATTTTGGAATCATGTATTATTGTATATacccttgtgaaaattagatatatatgtagtttttgttgtcaaaaaaaataataaaaaaataatttgtaTGTGTTCTTgtgtctctttttctttttcaaagagtggattttttgggaCAAAAGAGATATTCCAACGTATTTTGATCCAAAGATACATATAAAAGAATGTTTATAAGAAGTACGAGAGCAATGATGAACATGTATTATATTGTAAATATCGTTACCGACCAACTATTTTTTGACATTGGAAGATCTGGGTGGATCGATTCTTAGAAGAGCAGCAAGAGAGAATCAGTTAAATGACTAGAGCGAATAGATAAAAGCTTGGAAAAGTTAGAGTTAGATTTCCATCATTTCGTACATTAAAGCTAAATTTGGAATTCtcgttaaatttgatttttatcccttaatttattttattatatccatcctattataaaattgaCGACTAAACCTCAAATCAATTCGTTGACAATTTAATGCACATTGTGATTGATTTCTTCTCTCTACCATTTAGAAAGACAATTTGCGATTATTAAATCCAAACCAAGTTCAAagattaatttcttaatttagAGACAGTCAATCTGCTGCTTTGCTTCTCTCGTGAGACTCATAATCAGGGATGAAGTGACATTATGATTTGAGAGCCTTCCCAAATAGtccaaaattatattttaatatgatgTGCGAAGAATTTTGACCCCGTCAAAATCCCCAGCTGTCCCCTGACTCAGCTAGCAACCACTTTTCAAATTTTGATCCAATTGTACTGTTGGCTAGGGCCTCCGAAAACTTTTAGAGTTAATTCTAAAGAAAACTCATGGGATGTGGTTATACTATAGAGTGGGAAACCATGGGTTTTTTTTGTCGAAACGACGATGATACATATTTGTCAgcatttgtaaaataaaaaacttttaGTTTGATACTGTCAATTTGAACATTAATAACATCAAAATCAAATGGCGACAATCACATGAATTTTCTTTGGAATTAACCTAAACTAttctttgaaattaacccaaatCAGTCCTTTTATTTGCAAATCAGTAACtacattagttttttttaatgtaattaacCCAAACTTGAACTTTTGTTCACAAAACTTTTGATTTTAGAGATACGACACAGTGTGcatagggctgtaatcgagccgagccgagctttgacctgctcaagctcggcttgctataaaattaacgagctcgaggctgagccgagcttgctataaaattaacgagctcgagcccgaacCGAGCTTttgcttgctcaacgagctcgacccgagcttcgagcttgtttcgagcccaaaatcctctttggacttgattcattaagaaaattatctaactatgaattgtttgtgagtaaatcgttaattatatttgtgaagtttgctcgcaaataactctttaattgtgtacataaacaaactcacaagcaaagtttgTGAATAAATATACaaaatgcttacaaatagttcgtctattactcatttagtATGTTTGTGACGAACTAACCTAAtatcaaatgaaataatattaagtttacaTATTTgtaaactaacacaaaactaaaatttgtttataaatgttctaatcgaacCTGCTCGctagctttggcctgctcaagctcggctcgtttacaaaccgAGCTAGTGACAAATCGAGTCgagtcgagcttttatcgaaccGACCACCGAACCACTGATTTACAACCCTAAGTGTGCATACCATTACCAACCAACTAGTTTTTTACTTTCGAAAACAGTATTTTAGAAATGttagtttttgtatttaaaatATAGTACGCATGTTTGatgtttttgaaataaaaatacagTTTTTTAGTATTTAGGTAAATTCCTCAAGAATTAGTGTTCAATTAAACAATTTGAAACACAATGTCCTGGAAATTACATGGACGAAGCGCATTTTTCTAATAGTTACAGTAATACAGATAACGATAAGATGCTATCTTGAGATGCAGTGTTAGTTTGTACAGTACATCTTCAATGTGTTCATTACATTGCTCGGTTCATGAATTGAATCATATTCCTCCTTCCATAATTCACAGTTTCAAACACTAAACATCATGTTTATGCAAAATAAGCATAACACAACTCATTGTTGAATCTCACTGCCTCCAAAGCGAAGCTATTCTTGGTCTTCTTCACGATTTATCTGTCGAAAACATCCATAATAATCTCATGATCCCTAACTATCAACAACATCTAATTCCATTAGTAACCAACCACTCTGAATCTCATGACTAAGCTCCAGTGCGATTGATTTGCATTCAAGAGTAGTTTTCTTATGAAATCTGCAGCCCTGTTCTGTTTCTTTCGGGTTGAGGTCATCCATTCAAATGTGATAGTTACTCGATCTTCCTTCTAAACATTTCTTCTCTCAAATCCATAACTATCCCATCGAGAACCCCATTGTTTTCTGCTAGATATTTTTCGGCTGCAAGTTCATTACTGAAAACTTGTCCTCCCACGAGGTATGTGGTTCCATCTTTGCATATGATTCCATGTTCACATGCCAATTCTAAGACTTCAGATTCAAGGCGAAAGCCTCTACCGAACTGTATGCCAAGATCAGCTTTTTGGAACTTAGATGCCAATTTATTTTTCACCACTTCCACAGACAGCCCAAGGCCAGTTACCTAGAAGAAGAAAGTACAATATAGAAATATGTTAGTAAAAGGAATAATTGAACCCTGAGTAAGTGACTCAAAAGGGCATGGTTTGCTAGAAACAATCATCAGTGCTGAAAATTTTTGATCAGAAAGCAGAAATCAACTGATCAAATTAAAATAAGCGAAAAAGAAGCTACAACTGTAGAATTATGGCGTCTGCTAGTTCAATCAAGCTTCTCTTTAGGAGTAGTACTAATATTTCTACCTCATCCTCGGTCTTCAGCAATCCTGTTCTGACCATTCTCATCCGTACAGCTGAATAGAATTTTAAGGCATTTCCCCCACAAGTCTCTTCAACTGCACGTCCTAGACCTCGTGATTTTGAAACAAATCTGACCTGAATATGAAAGATAAAATTAATGCAGAAAGTCGTACAGCGTAAAACTTCTTCAGTTAAATTCTTAACCCAAAATGCTTTTGTAAGAACTGAACCTGATTTACAAATACAATAAGAGTTTGCGAATTCCACAAGGAAGACTGGATTTTCCGCAGTGCTTGAGCCATAATTCTTGATTGCCTGTCCTCTCTGGTTCCAAACGCAGCATCAATCTCCAGTTCAGGGACAAGAGCAGCCACCTGAAAGTAACCCATTGCATACAAAACTCTTTGGTAAAACAGAGAAATAAAATGACAAACATCAGAGCCAACAACAGAGAGATAAAACGAAGAAAAGGAAGTAAAAGAAGCGGGGGAGAAAAGTCCAAGTGCTCcaccaaataaatattttattggcTTTTATGATAGaacaaaaggaaaaaataacttAAGCATTTTCGAAAATAACTGAAGAGGTTAACAACATAGTTTGCTACAATGATGGTGGTTACAGTAATAGGCATAGAACTTAACACTTCTAACCGAAGAAACAATGCACGAAATAAATGACCACGAAGATCTAGGAAAACCATTGACATATAAGCACAAATTGACACTATTGGAAATGCCATGTCtatagatataaaaaaaaaataaaactctcCTCACAAAATGCACAAGCAACCTCTCCAGAGAAATTCAGTTGCAATCACCAATATTGAATATTTAGATGTAAAAATCAAGGTCGTCACTTTGTCCTCTATTtcctttaattttaattaaactgTTAAGCATAAACACCAGTGACGCCGAAGATGCAATTAAATAGTGTTATATCAAGCAGGATGAACATGCATGCCTTATGATGACATGGCGTGACATGACAGACACTAAGAGAGCTTCCATGACTATGGAGTATCAAGAATCAAGAggtgatattttgagaaatccTAGTTATCTGATATTAAATAACAGCAGCAGCTAGATAATTTCTCCTCTGATTGAGGCTCGTTGTAAAAATTTCGTAAGGAAATTATGTTCccgaaaagaaaaaaagaactgTAAAATAATTCATCAACGGTTGGGATATTAAATTAGAACATATTTAGTTTAAGCTTTGGGATGGTCAAGAGAACTGGAAAGCTTTAGTGAACTGATAGAAATGAAGGTGGAACTAGAATTACAAGTGGCTTAATGCATGTACAACCCCTTCAACTTGCACCGAACGTCTAATGACTCCCTACACTTTCAAAATGACGTTTTCAcctcctcaacttgcttaaagtgtcaTGGCTAACCGTTTATTTCCCCGTGGCTGTACCGCACACACTACACGCCACTAGCAGTTTAAGCAAATTGAGGTGGCAGAAAATTCGTTCTATGCAATTTGAGGTGGGGGAAAGATCGTCTTAAGCAATCTGAGGTGACAAAAAAAGTCATTTTAATCAAGTTGAGGTGGCGGAAAGGTTGTTTTAAAAGTTTGGGGATCATTAGGAGTTTGAGTACAAGTTGGAGGGGTTAAGTATGTACTAAGTCATTACAAGTTAACCACATGTATGCATGCATGCAAACATGTCCAAATGCATGTGCATACATCAAAATTAATCACTTACACTGTCGACCACAATCACATCCACAGCTCCGCTCTTAGTGAGCGTATCAACTACACTAAGTAACTTTTCAGCAGAATCTGGAGGTGAAATAAGAAGATTTCTTGTGTTTACTCCCATTGATTCCACAAGCGAATGGTCCAATGCATTCTCAGCATCAAGATATGCACAAAATCCTGGgtaaaagatgaaaagaaaagaaaaggaactATTACATGGAGCCAAAATAATATTTGACTTGCATCAACCCTGACCACAAAcgatataaatataaaaatatacctCCATGCTTTTGAGCTTCCTTGATAATGTGTAGCGCAAGCGTTGTTTTCCCAGAAGCTTCCATCCCGTAGATTTCAACCATTCTTCCCTGAAGATTGCAAAGCCGAGTTTACCAAAATtgaaaatttggaaaaaaaaaatatataatccaCATCTATAATCACAGAAATGCAAATGAAGTAATATCTTTTCTTAATTCTTACAAATAAACCTTATTGAGAATCATTAATTCTTTTAGCATCTTTAAATATTACCTTGACTTGAAAATTTGAATGACTCAAAACTAAGGCACCAATATCTATACCACCATTAGATTCCTTACACATTCATTATAGACTTATAGTAGCTACTATATAAGTAAAAAAGGCGCAAGTATCAGAAGCATTTTACAAAAAAGCCAgtaaaaaaccataaaaaattCCCACGCTTCTTAAGATGGACAGAACTCTCTTTCAACCAGACCTCAGGAGGGTAGCTTAATTAATGTCGACACCTCAAATATCCTAGAGTTCTACGTTGTTGAGTCTGCTCGTTAGCAAAAGGTTGATTATCTGATTAGTAAAGTGACAAAAAAAGACCATATCAACCACCTAGGCACTAAACAAAGATAGGGCATTGACATTGACACTGATTGCATAGGTCTCTTACTAAATCCAAATAAATAAAGGTCCAACCAGACATGatagaaaaacaattttaaaagaAGAAAAGGTGTGAAGTATGGTAAAGCAAAATACCTTTGGTAATCCACCAATGCCAAGTGCAAGATCAAGCTTCAAGGAGCCTGTAGATATCACAGGGGCACGCCGTGACCTGAAAAAGCGCTGCAAAGACAGCTTAGACTCACTAGTAAATTCAGAGTCAAGTTGTGTGAGAGCCAGACGAAGTGCAGCATCTTTCTCCCGTGCCTCAATATCATTATGGAGCGGATCGCATTCAAAAAATTCTGTAACATTTGCTGGAAATACAAAAGCATTTATAATTGGCCAATTAGAAAGAATTACTTGTGCCAAAAGAAGGTCAAAACCGAGGTGAATAAGCAGGTACTTCCAAATATCATTCTCCATAACAGGCATAGAGTTTCAGTAGAAACAGACCTCAATCAGTTGATTACATCATAAGTAACCTCAATCAGTTGATTACATCTAAATTATGAAGCATAAACTTCCAGTTTCACATGCTTCAAGTTCTGTTTCAGGCTTTAGCTTACAAAGCATAGTTTAATTCACATGAGCCTTTAGTTTTAAGATTGGGATAATTAGTTTGATGTCCGCATGAAATTACAATTTGAATCCAAGGATTAGCAAAAACAACAGGACTAATGTTCAAATACATCAGCACAGAAATTGCAATTTCCAATTTGAAATTTTACCCAATAAATACAATCACAGTAAAACAAAATGGCTGCAAGAAGTTAGGCATTACCTAAAGAACAGAAAGTATGAGCTATGCTCCCAACACAAGCAGCTGCGTCCCGTCTACCATTCTACCATTTACAAGGGGGAGAACAAAGATCATACCCGGAGTTAAACAATGAATTAGTAAGGAATAAAATTATGAACAAAGTAAACAAATTTCAGAAAGCAATTCGGAGAGAGTGAAAAGAAGGGGGTAACCTGAGAGCATAGGCGAAAAGCTGCCAATGAATGTAGACGAAGAGAGTGAAAAAAAGGTAGCACCATACTTCTCTAGTTCTGAGTGGATTAATGAATAATGATACCAAGCAACAAAACTTGCAAAAAATTTAGTTCCGACGAAGGCTGCGGAGCAGACACACAACTGCGGCGGATGGTGTTTCTGCATATTTACATATGAACTCTTACAACATAATataagtaaattaaaaaaaaaattcaaatagatTTTGGGTAACTTTTGGATTGTGAGAATTAAtctactaataataataaaaaaaaaacataattaagcgaactttacatgttttatagatgaagtttttttatttaacttttccgtcgagtttAGGAGATAAAAAGATCGATTTGGCAATTCTAATATTAAAACTCACAAATTGGGAATGGAGAAAATtgagtttggaagaatatactgaaaattaatttctataatttcgttttaatttttaatttttatctctcatagttaatgaatttttatttttatttgtccatgtcaacaagtCGAATCGTCCTAACGATGTATGTAGTCCAAACtcgacgaaaaagttaaataaggaccTAATCTATATCAAGGACTCAATTTGGAAAAGTAAATAATCAAGtgcttaatccttaaaacagtTAAAATTGACATCAAAATTTACATCCTCCTATATATTTAAATGCAACAATTATTGATATTGGCATTAAAATTACACGTGACTCATAAACATTATACGAAAAAAGCACTGTTCCGATTAGATACACAAAAGTTAAGTTGGATTAAGATGGACTTATTTAACACCAAAGCAATAATTCATATAATACGAACACGTCTCGTTTACACAAATTGTCATCCTTAATATGTccggggttttttttttgaaagaatcaattaaattaatgaGCC includes these proteins:
- the LOC136208455 gene encoding protein IQ-DOMAIN 12 — protein: MGKQSCWFGCWKRHESSIEEATKNQRKYAVKAAVATAAAAEAAVAAAHAAAEIVRLTLVDGTAYYSDHQQLAAIQIQSAFRRYLARKALAALKGVVKLQALIRGEAVRRRINRLKMKRLQLRNTQQFYLNHLGDMHNKVGCKSRRRWDYSMLSKEDIETLCSSNSKHNPDIKRDRMMKYSFSHRERRNTNTATMMMEESLPRRPQTARHSHCLQLQDHQRMEPPILNLHAPDSALQVRTSIGRKQYSNSIDQGLYSPVSFRRRSFCTTRRTSTGTAEEEDFVPDSPVFPTYMAATESAKAKARSVSTPRQRFRIQENNNGISPSASYNDSSQFSPYSCKLKSPLLA
- the LOC136210038 gene encoding DNA repair protein recA homolog 2, mitochondrial yields the protein MVLPFFHSLRLHSLAAFRLCSQNGRRDAAACVGSIAHTFCSLANVTEFFECDPLHNDIEAREKDAALRLALTQLDSEFTSESKLSLQRFFRSRRAPVISTGSLKLDLALGIGGLPKGRMVEIYGMEASGKTTLALHIIKEAQKHGGFCAYLDAENALDHSLVESMGVNTRNLLISPPDSAEKLLSVVDTLTKSGAVDVIVVDSVAALVPELEIDAAFGTREDRQSRIMAQALRKIQSSLWNSQTLIVFVNQVRFVSKSRGLGRAVEETCGGNALKFYSAVRMRMVRTGLLKTEDEVTGLGLSVEVVKNKLASKFQKADLGIQFGRGFRLESEVLELACEHGIICKDGTTYLVGGQVFSNELAAEKYLAENNGVLDGIVMDLREEMFRRKIE